One region of Oscillospiraceae bacterium genomic DNA includes:
- the dnaX gene encoding DNA polymerase III subunit gamma/tau: MYQALYRKFRPQTFGDVVGQSHIVTVLKNQLKSGKVGHAYLFCGSRGTGKTTCAKLLAKAVNCEALEDGNPCNKCASCRAIDSQTTLDVMEIDAAGNNGVDNIRSLCEEVKFMPADLKKRVYIIDEVHMLTIAAFNALLKTLEEPPEHVLFILATTEMQKVPATIISRCQRFDFRRISPEIITDRLMRISSKEGISIEREAAAIIARLSDGAMRDALSLLEACAGKAGVITPDEITAILGLSDREILIDLCEACIKSNPSRCMALISELYEKSSDLKASLNEIIKLYRDITVIKSVPSPRMLIDCSETEYKMLCDIASAASESELIYQLSVLQPLVSGYDYLSSGKRASVELAFIRMCHPQSQPTASLDALSARIDKLESRLDGGGYEAAPKLPSDKGEKAEKIAPKQKIAAEESKQAPSVSSGTYPESRRLLQSLKGEAIIYPYLESAKFICRDQNTLAVLTESFTNGILSYMKAEDIILRYVKNITPEITAVRLESEQRKKEPDAIDSL; the protein is encoded by the coding sequence ATGTATCAGGCTTTATACCGAAAATTTCGCCCTCAGACGTTCGGTGATGTCGTGGGGCAGTCACACATTGTAACCGTTTTAAAAAACCAGCTAAAATCCGGCAAGGTCGGACATGCATATCTGTTCTGCGGCTCACGGGGGACAGGGAAGACCACCTGCGCAAAGCTGCTTGCTAAAGCGGTGAACTGCGAAGCGTTGGAGGATGGAAATCCATGTAACAAATGCGCCTCGTGCCGCGCGATAGATTCCCAGACGACGCTTGACGTGATGGAAATAGACGCTGCGGGAAATAACGGTGTCGACAATATAAGAAGCCTCTGCGAAGAGGTTAAATTCATGCCTGCCGATCTTAAAAAGAGAGTATACATAATCGACGAAGTCCATATGCTTACTATCGCGGCCTTCAACGCTCTTTTGAAAACCCTTGAGGAGCCGCCGGAGCATGTACTCTTTATTTTGGCGACGACCGAAATGCAGAAGGTTCCCGCCACGATAATTTCACGCTGTCAGAGGTTCGATTTTCGACGAATTTCACCGGAAATTATTACCGACAGGCTTATGCGTATCTCCTCGAAGGAGGGCATATCCATAGAACGTGAGGCCGCCGCGATAATCGCCCGGCTTTCGGACGGCGCAATGCGTGATGCGCTCAGCCTTTTGGAAGCATGTGCGGGGAAAGCGGGAGTCATTACTCCCGATGAAATAACTGCGATTTTGGGACTGTCTGATCGCGAAATATTAATCGACCTGTGCGAAGCCTGCATAAAAAGCAATCCGTCGCGCTGTATGGCGCTTATTTCGGAGCTTTATGAAAAATCCTCCGACCTCAAGGCATCATTGAACGAAATAATTAAGCTTTACCGTGATATAACCGTCATCAAGTCGGTGCCGTCTCCGAGGATGCTCATCGACTGTTCGGAAACGGAATATAAAATGCTGTGCGATATTGCATCCGCCGCGTCAGAGTCAGAGCTTATATATCAGCTTTCGGTGCTTCAGCCGCTTGTTTCAGGATACGATTATCTGTCGTCAGGCAAACGGGCCTCGGTCGAGCTTGCCTTTATACGGATGTGTCATCCGCAGTCACAGCCGACGGCATCTCTTGACGCTTTGTCCGCAAGGATTGATAAGCTTGAATCTCGCCTCGACGGCGGCGGATATGAAGCCGCCCCAAAATTACCATCAGATAAAGGCGAAAAAGCAGAAAAGATAGCTCCAAAACAGAAAATTGCTGCTGAGGAATCTAAGCAGGCGCCTTCCGTTTCCTCCGGGACATATCCAGAATCGCGCCGCCTGCTTCAGTCTCTCAAAGGTGAAGCGATAATATATCCGTATCTTGAATCTGCGAAATTCATTTGCCGTGATCAGAACACGCTTGCGGTATTGACGGAGAGCTTCACAAACGGCATACTTTCGTATATGAAGGCCGAAGATATAATTCTTCGATATGTAAAAAATATAACTCCCGAAATAACAGCTGTCCGTCTGGAGTCCGAACAGAGGAAAAAAGAACCGGACGCGATAGACTCACTTTGA
- a CDS encoding YbaB/EbfC family nucleoid-associated protein, giving the protein MKARLPEGMGKGPANMNTMIRQAQKMQEDIAVLQEELDAKEYEIASGGGVCKIKINGKKEILSVTLDPVVIDPDDAETLQDIIVAGVNEAIKRVEETNSKEMQKITGNLSMPGVPGMF; this is encoded by the coding sequence ATGAAAGCAAGACTGCCAGAAGGAATGGGCAAGGGGCCCGCGAATATGAATACCATGATCCGCCAGGCTCAGAAGATGCAGGAGGATATAGCTGTACTGCAGGAGGAGCTTGACGCGAAGGAATATGAAATCGCATCAGGCGGCGGAGTATGCAAAATAAAGATAAACGGTAAAAAAGAAATTCTCTCTGTCACGCTTGATCCAGTCGTAATCGACCCGGATGACGCCGAAACGCTTCAGGATATAATCGTTGCGGGTGTAAACGAGGCAATTAAGCGTGTGGAAGAAACGAACTCTAAGGAAATGCAGAAGATAACGGGCAATCTTTCAATGCCCGGTGTTCCGGGTATGTTTTAA
- a CDS encoding GNAT family N-acetyltransferase gives MKKAASVFLCADINSNDIMNLIKWLQDESVTQFLNEYEFATAELNYLYDNVPEFMYTFHLNHSGRFFMIYSEHREPIGFLRFNDISDQNACEIVFAIGEKHLWGHGYGKSAVGEALKYAFFERRVEKVIANIYKGNLRSMRTVSRCGFRPELSGNKLTRFTVTSDDFISKAKIV, from the coding sequence ATGAAGAAAGCCGCTTCTGTTTTTTTGTGTGCGGACATAAATTCAAACGATATAATGAATCTTATAAAATGGCTTCAGGATGAATCCGTGACACAGTTTCTCAACGAATACGAATTCGCGACAGCAGAATTGAATTATCTGTATGATAATGTTCCGGAATTTATGTATACATTTCATTTAAATCATTCGGGGCGTTTTTTTATGATATATTCGGAACACAGAGAGCCGATCGGCTTTTTAAGATTTAATGATATATCCGATCAGAACGCATGTGAAATCGTCTTTGCGATAGGTGAAAAACACCTGTGGGGACACGGTTACGGAAAAAGCGCGGTAGGAGAGGCACTAAAGTATGCTTTTTTTGAACGGCGCGTTGAAAAAGTTATAGCGAATATTTACAAAGGCAACTTACGTTCGATGAGAACTGTTTCAAGATGCGGTTTTCGTCCGGAATTAAGCGGTAATAAACTTACAAGATTTACGGTTACTTCTGATGATTTTATATCAAAAGCTAAAATCGTTTAA
- a CDS encoding helix-turn-helix transcriptional regulator, with translation MDNIGRIIKKFREDNNMTQDQLAEKMNVTRQAVSNWENSKTQPDIDTLFKLSQIFNVSVEEIIYGEKRNMVTNITNVTNQTVGNTAKQGIGFGVALAMVISYVKWHSIGWAIFHGLLNWGYVIYFVIKYGWNG, from the coding sequence ATGGACAATATAGGAAGAATAATTAAAAAATTCAGAGAAGATAATAACATGACTCAAGATCAGCTTGCCGAAAAAATGAATGTGACCAGACAAGCCGTATCAAATTGGGAGAATTCAAAAACACAACCGGATATCGATACTTTATTCAAACTTTCTCAGATATTTAATGTGTCTGTTGAAGAAATAATATATGGTGAAAAACGGAATATGGTAACAAATATCACCAATGTCACAAATCAGACAGTTGGCAATACCGCAAAGCAGGGAATCGGTTTCGGCGTTGCGCTCGCTATGGTGATTTCATATGTAAAATGGCATTCGATAGGCTGGGCGATTTTTCACGGATTATTGAATTGGGGATATGTTATTTATTTTGTGATTAAATACGGCTGGAACGGATGA
- a CDS encoding HAD family hydrolase: MKYKHIIWDFNGTILDDTDAAIKSENTLLNRRNMPLIKNREHYHSIFRFPIKEYYRSLGHDVSPESYDMLAREWVKEYLENSLSSPLCPGVKEALELFATMKLPQTVISMTESGMLQKQIKSLGISQYFTDVVGLDNILAESKLIIAEQWAAKVKPESPLFIGDTTHDLETARIIGADCALVANGHQSRETLLASGGCGIYTSLYALVDALKA, translated from the coding sequence ATGAAGTATAAGCATATTATATGGGATTTCAACGGCACGATCCTTGATGACACGGATGCCGCTATAAAGAGCGAGAATACACTTCTTAACCGACGCAATATGCCGCTTATCAAAAACCGGGAGCATTATCACTCCATTTTCCGCTTCCCCATAAAGGAGTATTACCGTTCGCTCGGACATGACGTTTCTCCGGAAAGCTATGATATGCTCGCCCGCGAATGGGTGAAGGAATATCTTGAGAATTCATTGTCTTCTCCGCTTTGCCCCGGTGTCAAGGAAGCGCTTGAATTATTCGCTACCATGAAGTTGCCGCAGACAGTCATATCCATGACGGAGAGCGGTATGCTGCAAAAGCAGATAAAATCGCTTGGAATATCGCAGTATTTCACCGATGTTGTCGGCCTTGATAATATCCTTGCGGAAAGTAAACTTATAATCGCAGAACAATGGGCGGCAAAGGTAAAGCCGGAATCCCCGCTGTTCATCGGTGACACCACGCATGATCTTGAAACTGCGCGTATAATTGGCGCGGACTGTGCCCTTGTCGCAAACGGCCACCAAAGCCGCGAAACGCTTCTCGCATCAGGAGGATGCGGAATTTACACATCGCTATATGCGCTTGTCGACGCGCTTAAAGCTTGA
- a CDS encoding indolepyruvate oxidoreductase subunit beta, which translates to MDNKQMNILIAGVGGQGTVLCSRLIAAAAMEAGLFVRTAETIGMAQRGGSVVSHVRTYSEKCSSMIPQGEADILIAFEPAEAAANLKYLKPDGSLIFSPSPVYSSAPKNAAYDPSAVCNYLTNLRNKIYVIVFDPLSVASAIGNPKVMNTVMVGAALGKGLLPFSIEDTESAVRKIVKPTHVEINLAALRAGINAVI; encoded by the coding sequence ATGGATAATAAACAGATGAACATACTTATTGCCGGTGTCGGAGGGCAGGGGACCGTGCTTTGTTCGCGCCTGATTGCCGCCGCCGCGATGGAGGCGGGGCTTTTTGTACGCACCGCTGAAACTATAGGAATGGCTCAGCGCGGCGGAAGCGTCGTCAGTCATGTCAGAACATACTCGGAGAAATGCTCAAGTATGATTCCGCAGGGAGAAGCAGACATTTTGATAGCGTTCGAGCCGGCAGAGGCGGCCGCAAATCTGAAATATCTCAAGCCGGACGGAAGCCTTATTTTCTCGCCTTCACCCGTTTATTCCTCCGCGCCGAAGAACGCCGCTTACGATCCATCGGCTGTCTGTAATTATTTGACAAACCTGCGGAACAAAATCTATGTAATCGTATTTGATCCGCTTTCTGTCGCATCAGCTATTGGAAATCCGAAGGTAATGAATACTGTGATGGTCGGCGCCGCTCTCGGTAAAGGATTATTGCCGTTTTCCATAGAGGATACCGAGTCTGCAGTAAGGAAGATCGTTAAACCGACTCATGTTGAAATCAATCTTGCCGCGCTTCGCGCCGGAATAAACGCGGTCATATGA
- the upp gene encoding uracil phosphoribosyltransferase, producing MDVNFPNLIICDHPLLQHKLSLLRDKNTSTKDFRELVTEISSLLTYEATRDLPLREVEIETPIAIAKTKVISGKKLAVIPILRAGLGMEEGIIQHIPAAKVGHIGLFRDHDTLKPVTYYCKFPSDIEERDAIIIDPMLATGGSAIAAIDLLKRAGVKSIKMMNIIAAPEGVKALLAAHPDVKIFCACLDEKLNENAYIVPGLGDAGDRIFGTK from the coding sequence ATGGACGTAAATTTCCCGAATCTTATCATATGCGACCATCCGCTTTTACAGCACAAGCTTTCTCTTTTAAGAGATAAAAACACGAGCACGAAGGATTTCAGAGAGCTCGTCACCGAAATTTCTTCGCTTCTTACATATGAGGCGACAAGAGATCTCCCGCTCCGCGAGGTCGAGATTGAAACGCCTATCGCGATCGCTAAAACAAAGGTCATTTCCGGTAAAAAGCTTGCCGTTATTCCGATTCTTCGCGCCGGTTTGGGCATGGAAGAGGGAATAATACAGCATATACCGGCCGCCAAGGTAGGGCATATCGGTCTTTTCCGCGATCATGACACTCTCAAGCCCGTGACTTATTACTGCAAATTTCCGTCGGATATCGAGGAACGCGACGCGATAATTATCGATCCGATGCTCGCCACCGGCGGCAGCGCGATCGCCGCCATTGACCTCTTGAAGCGCGCCGGCGTAAAAAGCATCAAAATGATGAATATCATCGCGGCTCCCGAGGGAGTAAAAGCGCTGCTTGCCGCGCATCCCGATGTAAAAATCTTCTGCGCATGCCTTGATGAAAAGCTCAATGAAAATGCTTATATCGTTCCCGGTCTGGGCGATGCGGGAGACAGAATATTCGGCACCAAATAA
- a CDS encoding TspO/MBR family protein yields MTNTEKATEKNPSGIKQFLISMVIPLAVGGISGFITRGAGQIYESLNLPAFAPPPVVFPIVWTILFGLMGISSYLVYIKENHVSEKKAAAILYFTQLAFNFVWPILFFKGQFYLVSFIWLVILALLVAAMIFAFARISRPAAWLQVPYLLWLIFAGILNYSVYLLNF; encoded by the coding sequence ATGACAAACACAGAAAAAGCAACAGAAAAAAATCCATCCGGAATTAAGCAATTTCTGATATCCATGGTTATACCGCTTGCTGTAGGCGGAATTTCCGGATTTATTACACGCGGAGCAGGGCAAATCTATGAATCGCTGAACCTTCCGGCATTTGCTCCGCCTCCGGTTGTTTTCCCGATTGTCTGGACGATTCTTTTTGGGTTAATGGGTATATCGTCATATCTGGTTTATATAAAAGAGAACCACGTGTCTGAGAAAAAGGCGGCGGCAATATTATATTTCACACAGCTTGCCTTTAATTTCGTATGGCCGATATTATTTTTCAAGGGACAGTTTTATCTTGTTTCGTTTATATGGCTCGTAATTCTCGCGCTGCTTGTTGCCGCAATGATATTTGCGTTCGCAAGGATTAGCCGTCCGGCGGCATGGCTTCAGGTGCCGTATCTTCTTTGGTTGATATTTGCGGGTATATTGAATTATAGCGTTTATCTGCTAAATTTTTAA
- the recR gene encoding recombination mediator RecR produces MEYIHPLEHLIEKFRKLPGIGYKTAVRLAFAVLDMSKADADDFAEAIIEAKTQIKTCSVCCNISEEDVCELCSSEPEERSRGTICVVEAPKDVSSIEKMREYKGLYHVLGGLISPVDGIGPDRLNIKKLLSRLDETVSEVIIATNPSVEGEATAMYLGRLIKPMGIKVTRLAYGLPAGGELEYADELTLARAFEGRTQL; encoded by the coding sequence ATGGAATATATTCATCCGCTTGAGCATCTGATCGAAAAATTCAGAAAGCTGCCCGGAATCGGATATAAAACGGCGGTCAGGCTGGCGTTTGCCGTGCTCGATATGAGCAAGGCTGACGCCGACGATTTTGCCGAGGCCATAATTGAGGCAAAGACTCAGATAAAGACATGCTCCGTCTGCTGCAATATAAGTGAGGAGGATGTCTGCGAGCTTTGCTCGTCCGAACCCGAGGAACGAAGCAGAGGAACGATCTGCGTCGTTGAAGCGCCTAAGGATGTTTCGTCAATAGAAAAAATGCGCGAATATAAAGGGCTATATCATGTCCTCGGCGGGCTCATTTCACCGGTGGATGGCATAGGTCCAGACAGGCTTAATATTAAAAAGCTTCTTTCAAGGCTTGATGAAACTGTGTCTGAGGTTATAATCGCCACCAATCCCAGCGTGGAGGGCGAGGCGACCGCTATGTATTTAGGACGGCTAATAAAGCCTATGGGAATAAAGGTGACCCGGCTCGCATACGGACTTCCTGCGGGAGGAGAGCTTGAATATGCGGACGAGCTGACGCTTGCGCGGGCATTTGAGGGGCGCACACAGCTTTAA
- a CDS encoding HD domain-containing protein, which produces MTERLKKQLDFLIEIDKLKNILRQTVLIDKSRRETDAEHSWHFAMMAMTLSEYADADGVDINRVIRMALVHDLVEIYAGDTFAYDDAGNLSKAEREKASADRLFALLPDDQAADFRAQWEEFDEMKTPDALYASAIDRLQPFINNYMTDGYTWALHGVEASKVYRRMEPVKTAIPALWSFVEYVINNSIKKGYMVGK; this is translated from the coding sequence ATGACTGAAAGACTCAAAAAGCAGCTTGATTTTCTCATAGAAATTGATAAATTAAAGAATATTCTGCGTCAGACCGTATTAATAGACAAATCCCGCCGGGAGACGGATGCGGAGCATTCCTGGCATTTTGCAATGATGGCGATGACTCTGAGCGAATATGCCGACGCGGATGGAGTCGATATAAACCGGGTGATAAGAATGGCGCTTGTACATGACCTTGTCGAAATATACGCCGGAGACACCTTCGCTTACGACGATGCGGGCAATTTGTCGAAAGCCGAACGGGAAAAAGCATCGGCTGACAGACTTTTCGCTCTTCTGCCTGATGATCAGGCCGCGGACTTCCGAGCTCAGTGGGAGGAATTTGACGAAATGAAAACGCCGGACGCATTGTATGCCTCCGCAATCGACCGGCTTCAGCCTTTTATCAATAATTATATGACCGACGGTTATACATGGGCATTGCACGGAGTCGAAGCTTCAAAGGTATACCGGCGCATGGAGCCTGTAAAAACTGCAATCCCCGCGCTTTGGAGCTTTGTCGAATATGTGATAAATAATTCGATAAAAAAAGGATACATGGTCGGGAAATGA
- the iorA gene encoding indolepyruvate ferredoxin oxidoreductase subunit alpha has protein sequence MNEIKLLMGNEAIAWGAFQAGVRVVCGYPGTPSTEVLETCAKLNDGTMYVEWSVNEKAAMETAAGASYTGARTMVTMKQVGLNVASDPLMSFVYIGCRGGTVILCADDPGPISSQTEQDTRRFAGFSKLPVLDPSTPEEAYRMTKYAFELSEKLSLPVILRPTTRVCHGCASIKLDGSRNVRDQKLFEKNSEFVIFPALSYRKHFEIEEKLKTCSEIYSDIPFNEVYGDAGCETAAVASGVSFSYTLEALNSLSIGKRIKLIKLCAEVPFPLRFISEALKGVKKVIVFEELDYVIEDELLKMRTNLPQKIEIFGKHSKDVPYAGELSCASVKNILSKLLNPEPVKTEKFPEAPFIPKRPPVLCAGCPHRASFYAVKRAMKGKNAVFCGDIGCYTLGNAMPLDMVDTCLCMGASVTVAQGLFHAESFFGDTAENSSEKLKNSSRKYFSFIGDSTFFASGITGLVNAAFNGADITVIVLDNSTTAMTGHQVHPGIGRTVMNAPAPKLSIEDISRACGAGFVEVCDPFDYDAASDAVKRAADYIGLSVLIFRSPCIALEKQKKKYTVDSDKCIGCGRCVKELGCPAIFIADKKAKIDAITCTGCALCSNVCPVNAITIANANEVKANG, from the coding sequence ATGAATGAAATTAAATTATTGATGGGAAACGAGGCCATCGCATGGGGCGCGTTTCAGGCCGGTGTGAGAGTTGTTTGCGGATATCCCGGCACGCCTTCCACCGAAGTTCTGGAAACATGCGCTAAGCTTAACGATGGAACGATGTATGTCGAATGGTCGGTAAATGAAAAGGCCGCCATGGAAACGGCGGCGGGCGCGTCATATACGGGCGCTCGAACAATGGTCACAATGAAGCAGGTCGGACTGAATGTCGCGTCAGACCCTCTTATGAGCTTCGTATATATCGGCTGCCGGGGCGGCACGGTTATATTATGTGCCGACGATCCGGGGCCGATATCCTCTCAGACAGAGCAGGATACACGACGCTTTGCCGGATTCTCAAAACTTCCCGTGCTTGATCCGTCTACTCCTGAGGAAGCATACAGGATGACAAAATACGCCTTTGAGCTGTCCGAAAAGCTGTCTCTTCCCGTAATTCTCAGGCCCACGACACGTGTTTGTCATGGCTGTGCTTCAATAAAGCTTGACGGAAGCCGCAATGTCCGCGATCAGAAGCTTTTTGAAAAGAACAGTGAATTTGTCATTTTCCCTGCACTTTCCTACAGAAAACACTTTGAAATAGAAGAAAAGCTGAAAACCTGTTCGGAAATATATTCCGATATCCCGTTCAACGAGGTATACGGCGATGCCGGCTGTGAAACGGCGGCGGTCGCGTCGGGAGTTTCTTTTTCATACACCCTTGAAGCGTTAAATTCTTTATCCATTGGAAAAAGAATAAAGCTTATAAAGCTTTGTGCCGAGGTTCCGTTCCCTTTACGTTTTATATCGGAGGCGTTGAAAGGGGTAAAAAAAGTTATTGTTTTCGAAGAACTTGATTATGTGATCGAGGACGAGCTTTTAAAAATGCGCACGAACCTTCCGCAGAAAATTGAAATATTTGGGAAGCACAGCAAAGACGTGCCGTATGCCGGAGAGCTGTCATGCGCGTCGGTAAAAAACATACTCTCAAAACTGTTAAACCCGGAGCCCGTCAAGACAGAAAAGTTTCCGGAAGCTCCTTTTATACCCAAACGTCCGCCTGTGCTATGCGCCGGATGTCCGCACAGAGCTTCTTTTTACGCGGTAAAGCGAGCGATGAAAGGCAAAAACGCGGTATTCTGCGGCGATATCGGCTGTTATACTCTAGGAAACGCAATGCCGCTAGATATGGTCGACACATGCCTTTGCATGGGCGCGTCTGTCACCGTTGCGCAGGGGCTTTTTCACGCAGAAAGCTTTTTCGGCGATACTGCGGAGAACTCTTCCGAAAAGCTAAAAAATAGTTCAAGAAAATATTTCTCGTTTATCGGAGATTCCACGTTTTTTGCGTCCGGGATAACCGGACTGGTCAACGCCGCGTTCAACGGCGCAGATATAACTGTTATTGTTCTTGACAATTCCACTACCGCGATGACAGGGCACCAGGTTCATCCCGGAATAGGACGCACTGTAATGAATGCGCCCGCGCCAAAGCTTTCTATTGAAGATATTTCACGCGCCTGCGGAGCGGGCTTTGTCGAGGTGTGCGACCCGTTTGATTATGACGCCGCTTCCGATGCTGTAAAACGCGCCGCGGATTACATCGGACTCTCGGTTCTTATATTCCGCTCTCCCTGCATTGCGTTAGAAAAACAAAAGAAAAAATATACGGTCGACAGCGATAAATGTATCGGCTGCGGCCGCTGTGTAAAAGAGCTCGGATGCCCTGCGATATTTATTGCCGATAAAAAGGCAAAAATCGACGCCATTACATGCACGGGCTGCGCTCTTTGCAGCAATGTATGCCCCGTAAACGCAATTACAATTGCAAATGCAAACGAGGTTAAAGCTAATGGATAA
- a CDS encoding phosphodiester glycosidase family protein: protein MKKFFEKPYRWALTFSAILAACMTFVLLDTFVIPRVIAVITATGTGNHGHFFWQTSEESDINSDNTTVMDSDTDLTPVTGTEANTGTYTQGQPVTEEPLQQYPVIKDNYYKDENIEININEIRRDSTQVYIADIKVSSLKYLKTAFAKNSYGRNLKEKTSAMAKSNNAIFAINGDYYAFRNTGFVLRNGFLYRSTAGTGDALAIFADGTFKSIKESTANIDSLVSAGAYQILSFGPTLINNSEIVVSKNAEVGRAMSSNPRTAIGIISPLHYVFVVSDGRTDKSAGLSLYQLADVFADLNCTCAYNLDGGGSATMWFNGEVVNIPTDGNGFYERNISDILYIGK from the coding sequence ATGAAGAAATTTTTTGAAAAGCCATATCGATGGGCCTTGACGTTTTCGGCGATATTGGCCGCCTGCATGACATTTGTCCTGCTGGATACGTTTGTAATACCCAGAGTAATTGCGGTTATAACCGCGACCGGAACCGGAAATCACGGACATTTCTTTTGGCAGACATCCGAAGAGTCGGATATCAATTCTGACAATACCACGGTAATGGATTCCGATACGGATTTAACTCCCGTTACCGGAACAGAAGCCAATACAGGTACATACACACAGGGACAGCCCGTCACAGAAGAGCCTTTACAGCAATATCCTGTAATTAAAGACAATTATTATAAAGATGAGAACATAGAGATCAATATTAATGAAATCAGACGCGACAGCACACAGGTTTATATCGCTGACATAAAAGTATCAAGTCTGAAATATTTAAAAACTGCTTTTGCGAAAAATTCGTACGGTCGAAACCTAAAAGAAAAGACATCAGCAATGGCCAAAAGTAATAACGCTATATTCGCAATAAACGGAGATTATTACGCTTTCAGAAATACCGGCTTCGTTTTGAGAAATGGTTTTCTTTACCGTTCAACGGCGGGGACGGGAGACGCGCTCGCTATTTTTGCCGACGGCACATTCAAATCTATAAAAGAAAGCACGGCAAATATTGATTCGCTTGTTTCCGCGGGAGCGTATCAGATTCTGTCCTTCGGACCGACGCTTATTAACAACAGTGAAATCGTTGTTTCTAAGAATGCGGAGGTCGGACGCGCTATGTCGAGCAATCCGCGCACAGCCATCGGCATCATTTCCCCCCTTCACTATGTATTTGTCGTATCCGACGGGCGTACCGACAAGAGCGCCGGTTTGTCGCTTTATCAGCTTGCGGATGTCTTCGCAGACTTGAACTGCACATGTGCGTATAATCTGGACGGAGGCGGATCGGCGACAATGTGGTTCAACGGTGAAGTAGTAAACATTCCTACAGACGGCAATGGCTTTTACGAGCGTAATATCAGCGATATTCTGTATATAGGAAAATAA
- the nadA gene encoding quinolinate synthase NadA has translation MATASAPAANVGELQRKIKELKLKKDICILAHTYQAREICEIADFTGDSYQLSVKASKVQNKTVVMCGVRFMAETVKILSPEKRVILANSGAACPMAEQFDVKTVEEFKRCNPGYTVVAYINTTAALKAVCDVCVTSSSAVKIVKNISNKNILFIPDCNLGDYVTKQCPEKNIKLLSGGCPIHASVLPEEVDTAKNAHPNALVLVHPECVPEVVAKADYVGSTAGIIDFAKESEAKEFIIGTELAVAEHLQYDAPGKKFYPLSKKLICLDMKLTTLVDVFDALNGEGEEISLDPKTIADAGRCIDEMIRLGSKSK, from the coding sequence ATGGCGACTGCTTCAGCTCCTGCCGCAAATGTCGGCGAACTTCAGAGGAAAATAAAAGAACTAAAATTAAAAAAAGACATATGTATTCTTGCACACACATATCAAGCGCGTGAGATATGTGAAATTGCCGATTTCACCGGCGATTCATATCAGCTCAGCGTGAAGGCAAGCAAGGTTCAAAACAAAACCGTTGTAATGTGCGGCGTGAGGTTTATGGCTGAGACCGTTAAAATTCTCTCACCCGAAAAGCGTGTGATTCTTGCCAATTCAGGTGCCGCATGTCCAATGGCGGAACAATTTGATGTAAAAACAGTAGAGGAATTTAAACGCTGTAACCCGGGATATACCGTCGTTGCGTATATAAACACAACCGCCGCTTTAAAGGCGGTATGCGATGTCTGTGTGACAAGCAGCTCGGCTGTAAAGATTGTAAAAAATATATCAAATAAAAACATTCTTTTCATCCCTGACTGCAATTTAGGCGACTATGTCACAAAGCAATGCCCGGAAAAGAACATAAAACTATTGAGCGGCGGATGCCCGATACATGCTTCTGTCCTTCCCGAAGAAGTCGACACAGCAAAGAATGCCCATCCCAATGCGCTTGTCTTGGTGCATCCGGAATGCGTGCCAGAGGTTGTCGCAAAAGCGGATTATGTAGGTTCAACGGCGGGAATAATCGATTTCGCGAAGGAAAGCGAAGCAAAAGAATTTATCATCGGCACAGAATTAGCTGTGGCGGAGCATCTGCAATATGACGCGCCGGGAAAGAAATTTTACCCGCTTTCAAAAAAGCTGATATGTCTTGATATGAAGCTTACGACTTTGGTGGACGTATTTGACGCGCTTAATGGCGAAGGTGAGGAAATAAGCCTTGATCCGAAAACTATTGCGGATGCCGGACGCTGTATAGACGAAATGATCCGCCTTGGCAGCAAAAGCAAATAA